The following coding sequences are from one Bacillota bacterium window:
- a CDS encoding zinc-ribbon domain-containing protein, translated as MVGNWSSQINQRGSDTVSRFCTSCGKPLGEGAKFCTGCGAAVVSVPTEVEGAEADISAEAKVSTAKPTEVIKEIKPEEKQKTPQHKTALAAKVTEKIKAKAKKEIPAYTKTIFSDAVPAYAAAGELALPMEHVPALTAIGDEGLLSVLKSGFTGLIGGFKRTLGDKKRLALVIALSIIWLLVNVLAALGTFPLPVRLLSWLTAARGSLIGGTIGKGLVAALLAQVITDKGMFKALKGGLGQFGSVVKSGTGKVVPLLLGAGAALVACNIMVSTNLQNTMVCVAGFALSAKALTQNGFLRRFITGLLPKAKASVTSIMGGWTMGFALFAIVSILPGGRNGYLFGILLLIVGAILAIVNKNREEATA; from the coding sequence ATGGTTGGTAATTGGTCATCGCAAATAAATCAAAGAGGGAGTGATACTGTGAGTAGATTTTGTACCAGCTGCGGTAAACCACTGGGCGAAGGTGCGAAATTCTGCACCGGGTGTGGTGCGGCTGTGGTTTCTGTACCCACTGAAGTCGAAGGAGCTGAGGCTGATATTTCGGCTGAGGCCAAAGTTTCTACGGCAAAACCCACAGAAGTTATTAAGGAGATAAAACCCGAAGAAAAGCAAAAGACCCCACAGCACAAAACCGCCTTGGCAGCAAAAGTTACCGAAAAGATCAAGGCCAAAGCAAAAAAAGAGATACCGGCTTACACAAAAACGATCTTTTCTGATGCTGTTCCCGCTTATGCGGCTGCGGGAGAGCTGGCGCTACCCATGGAGCATGTGCCAGCTCTCACAGCCATCGGTGATGAAGGGTTATTGTCTGTGCTAAAAAGCGGGTTTACTGGACTGATAGGCGGCTTCAAACGAACGCTGGGCGACAAAAAACGGCTGGCTTTGGTTATCGCATTGTCGATTATTTGGTTGCTTGTAAACGTTTTAGCTGCCTTGGGTACCTTTCCCCTTCCGGTCCGTTTGCTTTCCTGGCTCACGGCTGCCCGGGGGAGTCTTATCGGCGGTACCATCGGAAAAGGGCTTGTTGCCGCGCTGCTGGCGCAGGTCATTACCGATAAAGGTATGTTTAAGGCATTGAAAGGTGGCCTGGGGCAGTTCGGTAGCGTTGTGAAGAGTGGAACAGGAAAGGTTGTGCCACTGTTGCTAGGGGCTGGAGCAGCCCTGGTCGCCTGTAATATTATGGTTTCTACTAATCTGCAAAATACGATGGTCTGTGTAGCGGGCTTTGCACTTTCGGCAAAGGCGCTGACACAAAATGGTTTTTTGCGACGTTTCATCACGGGTTTGTTGCCCAAGGCAAAAGCCTCCGTAACAAGTATCATGGGAGGCTGGACGATGGGCTTTGCGCTGTTTGCGATAGTCAGTATCCTGCCGGGAGGGCGAAATGGTTATCTGTTTGGAATCCTACTGCTGATTGTTGGAGCTATCTTAGCAATTGTTAACAAAAACAGAGAGGAGGCGACGGCATAA